The Oncorhynchus tshawytscha isolate Ot180627B linkage group LG16, Otsh_v2.0, whole genome shotgun sequence nucleotide sequence gtttcctatgggtacagggggcaGAAAGAGCatggcaggtgattcctatgggtacagggggcaGAAAGAGCatggcaggtgattcctatgggtacagggggcaGAAAGAGCatggcaggtgattcctatgggtacagggggcaGAAAGAGTAACGCAGTTCCCTGGTGAATCATTGTCGAGAGGAGACAGACGGGAACACACATTATTTCAGTTCCATAAATATGTGAGGGAAAGGGAGCGATTGCTATTAGATTTGAGGAGTAATAGGGTTGAAGAGCCAATATTAAGTGAACTGCTGGGGGAAATCTTCAGGGGATGTAGTATTTAGAATTGTGTATTTTCGTTTCCTTAGGGAGACGAGAATATTGGGTAGGAGTTAATGGCAAAAGGCGTTAATGGAAAATGTGCTTACTTTCTTTATGAAaccatttcacaccattttagTATTTTCAGACAACTTTGTGGAAAACAGTTTCCTGAAGAAAAAAAAGTACGCATTTTTCCTTACTTCTCGCCTTTTAAAGCTTGTTGAAGAAAATGATGCAGCCCGAATGGAGGATAGTTTACGCACGAGCCAGTCCACAGCACAGGGGACGTGTTGTCCTATTACCAGGAATGCACATCATGCCAGGTGTGCAGATCTAGCTCCCATGCACTATGCTAGAAGATGGGCGCTAAAGGTAGTTACAGTGAGACTTATACACATTTAAACGTTCACAACACTTGACAGTTAAATAGACTGGGCCAGGGGAAATGTGGTTAGTGGGCCTATCGTCCATTTTCTGACGTATCCAATGATTATCAAAATGAGAGAGCTGAAAATTAGATTAGGCCTATTTTTACATCTCCATGTCAAATTTGAAACACTTTTCTACTGTTATTCAAATTAGGTTCTTACTAAGCAATTTTGCTTGGCAAACTTGGTTGTTTTAAACTTttaaaaactatactaaataaaaCAATGCACTCATCTTCAATAGATTGAGCCACGGATAACGCCCTGACCGTTCAATCATTTTTACAGATTAAACCGACACTCATCTGTTTCTTATTTCTGGGGAATTTTtgatggcggttggcaaccaactttaaggtgcattaccgccaccaactggactggagtgtggatcAGTGAACGGTTTAAAGCTAGTTAAGGATATGGATGATGCTGAATGGATGATGCTTACTATCCGGTCTACTGGGAGTACGAGTGTTTTACCGGGAATGCACAACATCAAGCCTAGATTGTGCTGATCTAGAGACCATGCACGATCGGTTACATCTGGCCGGGGGAATTATGTTGAGAGACCTTACTGTCGTTCAGAAAGTTTGTATCTTACATAAAATTCCAAACTAATGTAAATAAGCGATGTAACATGAAGTTATGCCCATGTGGGAACACGAATCACAACACTACAAAGTAATTGAACCTGTTTAAtaatatttaaacgtgttaaagTGTTATGATTTGAGTTCCGACATGGGCATAACTTCATGTTACTGCGCTTATTTATAGCAGACTTAGGCGGCCACCTGTGCTAACCAGTTATCTAGTGTACTCCAAACACCTTTTGTGTTAGCATAACTGGGGAGGAAGTGTACAGATCTGTGCAAAAATGCATTTTTAGGGACAGTTTGACATTTTATTGGAGGGGGGGTGGGACTAGTCCAACTAAAGGTGTCCTAAAAAAAAAATCGCCCTCTGCTTGTACTGGTAAAAAAAGAGGGAAAAAAAGCCATGCTTAGAATGAACCGAAAATAATGTTTATGACTACAAATAACCATCACTGGAGCAACCCTGTGTTTATAGACACAACATGCTAAAGCATGTTTTTATTTGGCACAGTAAATGCCGTGCGGGGCTACAGGCCAGGAGGTTGAGGGTTTGCAGACCACCACGTACGACGTCACTTTTCCGTGCCGGTTCCATTCCAGTAGGATCAGAGCCGTCTGCAGACGATCGTCAGCTAGGGGGAAATCAGATTTGCTATATTTTGATGCTATATTTGGAATTGTATAAAATGTATGCAATCAGATTTCCTCAAatgtttctgtgccaatgcaccacacaaccaataaacaaaacatatCAACTTTGGGCACTTCAATATCTTCAACACCACAAATTGACGATGTCAATTCttgacaaacagaaaatacattcCTCCCTACCCAGTATGGAAGGCTTGGCATTCCTCCCTACCCAGTATGGAAAGCTTGGCATTCCTCCCTACCCAGTATGGAAGGCTTGGCATTCCTCCCTACCCAGTATGGAAGGCTTGGCATTCCTCCCTACCCAGTATGGAAGGCTTGGCATTCCTCCCTACCCAGTATGGAAGGCTTGGCATTCCTCCCTACCCAGTATGGAAGGCTTGGCATTCCTCCCTGCCCAGTATGGAAGGCTTGGCATTCCTCCCTGCCCAGTATGGAAGGCTTGGCATTCCTCCCTGCCCAGTATGGAAGGCTTGGCATTCCTCCCTGCCCAGTATGGAAGGCTTGGCATTCCTCCCTGCCCAGTATGGAAGGCTTGGCATTCCTCCCTGCCCAGTATGGAAGGCTTGGCATTCCTCCCTGCCCAGTATGGAAGGCTTGGCATTCCTCCCTGCCCAGTATGGAAGGCTTGGCATTCCTCCCTGCCCAGTATGGAAGGCTTGGCATTCCTCCCTGCCCAGTATGGAAGGCTTGGCATTCCTCCCTGCCCAGTATGGAAGGCTTGGCATTCCTCCCTGCCCAGTATGGAAGGCTTGGCATTCCTCCCTGCCCAGTATGGAAGGCTTGGCATTCCTCCCTGCCCAGTATGGAAGGCTTGGCATTCCTCCCTGCCCAGTATGGAAGGCTTGGCATTCCTCCCTGCCCAGTATGGAAGGCTTGGCATTCCTCCCTGCCCAGTATGGAAGGCTTGGCATTCCTCCCTGCCCAGTATGGAAGGCTTGGCATTCCTCCTGCCCAGTATGGAAGGCTTGGCATTCCTCCCTGCCCAGTATGGAAGGCTTGGCATTCCTCCCTGCCCAGTATGGAAGGCTTGGCATTCCTCCTGCCCAGTATGGAAGGCTTGGCATTCCTCCCTGCCCAGTATGGAAGGCTTGGCATTCCTCCCTGCCCAGTATGGAAGGCTTGGCATTCCTCCCTGCCCAGTATGGAAGGCTTGGCATTCCTCCCTGCCCAGTATGGAAGGCTATTCCTCCCTGCCCAGTATGGAAGGCTTGGCATTCCTCCCTGCCCAGTATGGAAGGCTTGGCATTCCTCCCTGCCCAGTATGGAAGGCTTGGCATTCCTCCCTGCCCAGTATGGAAGGCTTGGCATGACAATCTCTGAATGTCATTATACTTTTTGTTTTGTAACAGatttctctttccattcatcaaatggtcGCTGCACAGTTTggatagatttttaaaaatgtatttgtcagtTAAATGTTTGAAAGTTATGTTTGGTATGGCTTTAAGTTGCTTTGGTTGTCTATGTCACCCAACTGTGCCGGTAtattaaaaatgtgttcttaccaGATTGACTCTTAACAGGAATTATTAGTCTCTGGGTCTCACCCAACAacaggggtgtgaacagtttggggtcacatgGGTTGTGAGGTGGTTTGTTACTACACCAATAAATCATAATATCCATCCGGACCTTTGAGACGGTACCTTTTTCAAATCGTACTTCAGTACCCCGGCATTAGATGTttggggacggcaggtagcctggtgggttagagtgtaggggcggcaggtagcctggtgggttAGAGtgtcggggcggcaggtagcctggtgggttagcgctttggactagtaacagagGTTTctgaatcgaatccccgagctgacgggtataaaatctgtcgttctgcccctgaacaaggcagttaacccactgttccccggtaggccgtcattgtaaataataatttgttcttaactgacttgcctagttaaataaaatcgatgtttggggctgctggtgaaccatgatgtgcaggTATAATCGGACACACTGGACTAGTGCACCGGGCAGCGCTccccaaactctgtcctggggATCTCAAGGgaggtattttttttttttttttttgccctagTACAGCTGACTCAAATggtcaaagcttgatgattagttgatttatttgaatcagctgtgtagtgctagggcaacaaACCAAAACGTGCATCCCTTGGGGTTCCGAGGACCGAGCTTGGGAAACGCTTCTTTAGGGTGTCTATAGCTAGGTtttcatccaattggtgacagattgtCATGgcaatattctaaaatctgcataattCCCCCCATCAGTTCTTTCCATCaaattgacgtgtgtgtgtgtgtgtgtgtgtacgtagtgcacataaaaataagtTTTGCAGTTGAATTcccattaaatgggtttccaatCTCATTTTCAACTCTAggcctactgatggttttgtcacccAAAAAATGTTGCGAATGTTCCCCCTCTGCTATTGGTACATGCGCTCTACAGCTTGCAGATAAGGTATAGCCCGCATGATGAGATTATTGTGGACAGAAGTGCAAgattatttgtcaaatggcagccaattGTATCGCTCATAATGTCACCAGCATAAGACCCTGGATAAGTCTAGGATAAGACCCTGGATAAGTCTAGGATAAGTCTAGCATAAGACCCTGGATAAGTCTAGCATAAGACCCTGGATAAGTCTAGCATAAGACCCTGGATAAGTCTAGCATAAGACCCTGGATAAGTCTAGCATAAGACCCTGGATAAGTCTAGCATAAGACCCTGGATAAGACCCTGAATAAGACCCTGGCATAAGACCCTGGATAagaccagaataagaccctggaTAAGACCCTGGATAagaccagaataagaccctggataagaccagaataagaccctggaTAAGTCTAGCATAAGACCCTGGATAAGTCTAGCATAAGACCCTGGATAagaccagaataagaccctggatatttattggaaaggagcatcaagctcatcaccgtgctcTTTCACCACCGTTTTGAAGTTCATAACCTATTTCATCTAGCTTAGTAAACGACATCCTTTCCCATGATGTCGTgacgttgttgttgttttatccGACGTGTACTTAGCAAaaagaacaacaaaaaaaagttgGATGTAATCCTGGTTAATGTCGAGCCAATTTTGAGGATGCtggattccaagaacacaggatgagatgttactatcctttgtgcaagcacttccaagagttaatgaacagtgagcgtggtgaaatttggggagcgcatcgtcagtagtgtaccttttggttcctagggtgtttcggcctttcacactatacaccctccccaaaggcggccagcgacagggtgatcaatcctacgcttgcgtcccattcccaattagtcataggagttgccttgttgttgatagccaacaatGGAATTATATTTTGGGACAAACGTGTGCAAGTCTACAGAATACTTTTCGAGGTGGCCTAATCAGGTTACAATATTGTGAccggttgtgtttatgccacacaaaaggtaatacattttgaAAGTTAAATGATAAATATTTCGGCTATATTGAAGTGTTAGGTTCTTGGTGCGTAAGGAAACAGGGGCTTGGATTTGACGTTTTCACTGCAGCCGGAAGTCGACTTCAACAATAAGGCATTTATTTATTGTATTGTGACGTTAAATGCTAGTCTAGGTCGGATAATTGCATTGTTCCTAAACTAGATCAATGGGGACATTTTTTGAGTCGGGTGTCTCATGTCCTCACTGTTCTTTCATGCGTAATGATCCACCTGGCCTCTCCTCTGCCCATCAGCTATTCATATTGGTTCTTGTTGTGGATTCATATTGAACATTGATGCAGCTTTGAATGCATGCATGTTTGCTATGCTTGCTAGTTATTgtattgcagatctggacaaactattcacctagcactattgtcactatgaatggtggatagagggttagactggtagactatattgtcactatgaatgttggatagagggcaggatagacagaTTGATAGACTATAatgtcactatgaatggtggatagacAGAATTGAAGACtatattgtcactatgaatggtggatggACTGGTAGAATGTCACtgaatggtggatagagggcaggatagacagaTTGATAGACTATAATGTCACTGAATGGTGGATAGAgggttagactggtagactatattgtcactatgaatggtggatagagggcaggatagacagactggtagactatTGTCACtgaatggtggatagagggcaggatcgacagactggtagactatattgtcactatgaatggtggatagagggcaggatcgacagactggtagactatattgtcactatgaatggtggatagagggcaggatcgacagactggtagactatattgtCACTGAATGGTGGATGGACTGGTAgactattgtcactatgaatggtggatagagggcaggatcgacagactggtagactatattgtcactatgaatggtggatagagggcaggatcgacagactggtagactatattgtcactatgaatggtggatggACTGGTAgactattgtcactatgaatggtggatagagggcaggatcgacagactggtagactatattgtcactatgaatggtggatagagggcaggatcgacagactggtagactatattgtcactatgaatggtggatggACTGGTAgactattgtcactatgaatggtggatagagggcaggatcgacagactggtagactatattgtCACGGTGGTATAGTAAAAGTTAGCGTGCGAAAAAGCGTAGTCCATAAGACAAGAACCACATATGGGGGAGGCGGAGGCGGAGGCAAACAGATGAGTAAATATGGCTAGGATGGAAGAAATTACATAGTAAATATGGCTAGGATGGAAGAAATGACATAGTGAATCCTGCAAAAGAGCAAATGTAAACCGGGGGGAAAAAATGCACTACCCTCTCCTGTGCCGAAAAAATATATAAGTTCAACAACCCTCCCCTGTTTTGCTCCGTTCCAGTAAATGTCGGACTGTCCCTTATTTGAAAAATGTCCTACTGACAGATAAGGGGTATATCAGCATATGTTTCCAAAACAGTTAAAACACCGCGTCAGAATTGTAGTTCACTCGAAAACCAACTGTGGGCAACGCTAACCACTGAAAACCAAACTTAGAAGGGTTTTCCAGGGCTACTttcactatagcctggtcccagatctgttttctcctcatgtagcctggtcccaggtctatTGTGTCCtcctgtagcctggtcccagatctgtagcctggtcccagatctgtagcctggtcccagatctgtagcctggtcccagatctgtagcctggtcccagatctgtagcctggtcccagatctgtagcctggtcccagatctgtagcctggtcccagatctgtagcctggtcccagatctgttgccTGGCCCCAGGTCTGTTGCCTCCTCCTGTAGCCTGGCCCCAGGTCTGTTGCCTCCTCCTGTAGCCTGAGTCTGAACGCTCTGAATGAACTGATATGAtctaaacctttttttttttttttttttttacttcacacTGATTATTCATAACGGTAGTTGAATgtgatttattttattaaatatgtttgttttgttattgtgtgctgaattatattgttttatacgcgtgtatgttttgttctgttattGTAATGTATACAGGGCTCTCTTGTGAAAGAGATTTTTGAATCTAATttattctttttaaaaaaaatttagaGAAGGAAGCAAACAGCCACAGTCGATGGAGAACGATCAACACAACCAACGGCAGGTCAATCACCCAAGGCCCTTCTTCTATGTTCAGCCGGCTTCTCAACCTTACTACAAcatgtatcatcatcatcatcataatcagtGGCAAAATATGAACAACCCATATAACCACTATACCTTACCTGGTTCAGGTAGGTCTACTTTTCATGTTTTTAatgaatgtgtcccaaatggaaccctattccatatgtagtgcactactttataccagggccctatgggccaGATAGTTCACTAtaatagggattagggtgccatttgagtcaTACTCTTTTATTTCTCAAACCAGAATTATGGAGTATTAGTTTACAGTGGATGATTTTCATTGACGCAAATACACGacgtgaccaaaagtatgtggacacctgctcgtccaacatctcattccagaatcatgggcattaatatggagttggtcccccctttgctgctataacagcttctactcttctgggaaggctttccactagatgttggaacattgctgctataacagcctctactcttctgggaaggctttccactagatgttggaacattgctgctataacagcctccactcttctgggaaggctttccactagatgttggaacattgctgctataacagcctccactcttctgggaaggctttccactagatgttggaacattgctgcggggacttgcttccatccagccacaaaagcattagtgaggtcgggcactgatgttgggtgattaggcctggatcgcagtcggcgttccaatccatcccaaaggtgttcgatggggttgaggtcagggctctctgcaggccagtcaagttcttccacaccgatcttgacaaaacatttctgtatggacctcactttgtacacggggcattgtcatgctgaaacaggaaagggccttccccaaatggttaccacaaagttggaagcacagaatcgtcttcactggaacgaaggggcccgaaccatgaaaaacagccccagacaattattcctcctctaccaaactatacagtctcctggcatccaccaaacccagatcagtctgtcggactgccagaatggaagcgtgattcatcactccaaagaacacgtttccactgctcccgagttcaatggcggtgagctttataccactccagccagACGGTTAGCGTAGTGCATGGGCTTGTGTGCGACTagtcggccatggaaacccatttcacgtcactccagatgaacagttcttgtggtgacgttgcttccagagaccgtttggaactctgtagagagtgttgcttcagcagtcggcggtcccattctgtgagcttgtgtggcctaccacttcgcggctgagctgttgttgctcctagatgttttcacttcacagtaacagcacttacagttgacccggggcagctctagtcgggtggaaatttgacgaactgacttgttggaaaaggtgacatcctatgacggtgccacgttgaaaagtcactgagctcttcagtaaggccattctactgacaatgtttgtctatggagattgcatggctttttgctcaattttatatacctgtcagcaaccgATGTGGtctgaaataaccaaatccactaaCTTGAAAAGGTTTCTAACTactttttgtgtatatatatatatagtgtattactgcatAGTCATATTGTCTTGACAAAAACATGTGTTCTCTACAGGAAGTTATCCTTTTGGACGTCCTAGTTCATACATGTCCCCATACCCATACATGCAGTATCCTGGTCAATACATTGTTCCACACATCCATCCAGTTGATTACAGATGCATGTACGACCCACCTCGTTTCCACCCACCTCCTGTGCATGACCCCATGTTCCGccaccagcaacaacaacaacaacactacagtGTATGTATTATTGTGTTCAGATGTATAAGACAATTTATGTATTTTAAATGTTATATATTCAATTCATTAGATTATTAATGAATTCATTGTTTAATTTGTTCATTTACCATCACCAGGCTCAGGCCCAGAGAGAAGTGGCCTGCTCAGAGGCTCAGACCCAGTCCAGTGATGCTCTGAACAAGCTCCAGACGAACGAGAAGCAGGGCTCTGAGAAAGAGCTTGATTCCGGAGTTGTTTCCCAAGCTTCCGGAATCTTCTCGTCAGAGAATAAGGAAGGGAAACGTGAGGTggggggagacagacacagtagtcGTGGAGCCTCGTATGGTAAGTTGGAAAGCAGCTGTTTGCAATCGTCGTCTCCACTGGCCAGGTTGTTCAGCATCAGTGACTCCACAGCGGCGGTCTACGACGGCGATTCGAGTCGGAGCCTTGGAGACCTGGGGCTTCAGGAGGGCTGGGCTGTAGACTCTGACGAGGAGCCCCCATTGGACAGCTCATCTGTTCAGGAGGAGGATATCCAGGACACGCGGCATCACGCAGCGGATGAGTGTCTTCATAGCTGTTCTTCTGAGAATCTTTGCCTCCTGTCTGCCATCTCTCAGTCCGACGACAGCCCCAGACCCGAAGACCCAGACAACCAGGCAGAGGAGGGGAGCGCCAatccagacagtactagttccACTGAGGCACTTCTGAGGCCTCGGAGTCACTGCTCCAACCTGCTCTCTCCCCAGTCACTACCATCACCCTTAGCCTCTGACTGGCAAGCCTTAGAGCACATGAAACATGGAGGAGAAACGTTTGATGTTCCAGATGGGAGTCTGTGTGAACTGGATGTTGACCTGTCCTACCAGATCCTCTGTCTGCCCTTTGATAAGGTCactctttttttttacatttatttttacaatACTTTCTATGGAATAGGTTTTTATAGCTGAATTGTTTGAGAGGAGAGCTTGTAAGTTAAGCATTTTATTATGTATCTGTATTGTCAAATAAACTTTTTTGATTTTAAATTGACAAGGTGTTTACAGAAAGTGCTCTGCAGAAGGACGTCTCTACCAGCTCCAGCGTTGCTCTGCGGTGTGAAGACCTCCaggcctctctgtctccttctctcgctACTTCCTCCACCACCCCAGTccgtcaccaccactactactgccagcCACAGACGGCTCACGAGAGGCTCAGTGTCCTGTGTTCATCCCTGGACGAGCTCTCGTCCCGGGACGAGATGTTCTCCACCGATCTGGAGGACGTGGATGCGTTGCCCGGATGTTCCGTCTACGCAAGGGGGAGGTTCTCTGCAGACCTCGGAGAGGCAGGGGTCAAGGAAGTCTGTCCCCAGTCCAAGAAGCTCATGTGCGTCTGCTGTGGAGCGAGCCTGTTGAAAGGAGGAGGGGTGAGCAGCAGGGTTAAAGTTCATCACAGCCCCAGGGTGTACGCCGCCGGAGACTCTGACGAGGTGGTCGAGCAGGAACAACGCGGATCTATAAGGACTTGTGAGAGAACGCACCCCAGTAGGGTGGTCGTGAAGAAGCACCCTGTCCACAAGAAACACCAGCCTCTCCCTCTACACATCCGACATGCTCCCAAACACAGCTGTAAGACAGGCCAGTGGAGAGAGGCTATTGGGCCCGAGGAGCAGGAACCAGAGACAGTGTTGGTGGGATCAGAGCTGAAGTATAATGAAGGCCATGtggtggagggggagagtggaCACAGAACTGGGGATAAACAACACAGGACATGTAAAGGACATTTTCATTGCTTTGCTTCCAAAATGGCGCCCTATTTCCTTACCGACGCACTTAACCATACATTTGCTCTATCTTATCTCCGCTGTAGATGGACTGTGCCGAGACGGCGTTAATACTTCACATCCGGGCACATGGGAGAGTGGAGGTGCCAAGCCTAGACAGAAACCACACAGCTCACTGCCACGACCAGGTACCATAACCCAACCCTCGTCAATATATTTAATTGATAATATCCTTTCGGTCGTCCTAAATATCCGTGCTCGTATTCATAAAGCGTACTAGAGTATGAATGCTAATGTAGGTTTAGTTTAGCTTTATAGatcggcagcgtagcctagtggttagagtgttggactagtaactggaaggttgcaagttcaaacccccgagctgacaaggtacaaatctgtcgttctgcccctgaacaggcagttaacccactgttcctaggccgtcattgaaaataagaatttgttcttaactgacttgcctagttaaataaaggtcaaataaatagaTCCTAATGAAATGGACTGCTGGGACTCATAATCTGACACGCAGTATGAATACCAACCCTGTTGCATGGATCAAATGTGTTTTCTATGAGTGAGTGTCTGATGGTTCTGGcccgatttttttttttgttttcagaGAGACCAGCACTGAGGAAAGCTCTGTGTAAGCCGCTGGTCTACCAGAGAGTCAGAGATGAGGAAAATGACGACGAGGTGCCACAACGATTTCAGAGGAGAAGGTTTCCTTTATCTGCTCTTGTTTCATTATCGACTATTCACTATATTAGTGTGTGTCCCAAAagagaccctattccctttatagtgcactacatttgaccagagccctatgggccctattccctttatagtgcactacatttgaccagagccctatgggccctattccctttatagtgcactacatttgaccagagccctatgggccctattccc carries:
- the LOC112236728 gene encoding bucky ball isoform X2, with the translated sequence MENDQHNQRQVNHPRPFFYVQPASQPYYNMYHHHHHNQWQNMNNPYNHYTLPGSGSYPFGRPSSYMSPYPYMQYPGQYIVPHIHPVDYRCMYDPPRFHPPPVHDPMFRHQQQQQQHYSAQAQREVACSEAQTQSSDALNKLQTNEKQGSEKELDSGVVSQASGIFSSENKEGKREVGGDRHSSRGASYAAVYDGDSSRSLGDLGLQEGWAVDSDEEPPLDSSSVQEEDIQDTRHHAADECLHSCSSENLCLLSAISQSDDSPRPEDPDNQAEEGSANPDSTSSTEALLRPRSHCSNLLSPQSLPSPLASDWQALEHMKHGGETFDVPDGSLCELDVDLSYQILCLPFDKVFTESALQKDVSTSSSVALRCEDLQASLSPSLATSSTTPVRHHHYYCQPQTAHERLSVLCSSLDELSSRDEMFSTDLEDVDALPGCSVYARGRFSADLGEAGVKEVCPQSKKLMCVCCGASLLKGGGVSSRVKVHHSPRVYAAGDSDEVVEQEQRGSIRTCERTHPSRVVVKKHPVHKKHQPLPLHIRHAPKHSCKTGQWREAIGPEEQEPETVLVGSELKYNEGHVVEGESGHRTGDKQHRTYGLCRDGVNTSHPGTWESGGAKPRQKPHSSLPRPERPALRKALCKPLVYQRVRDEENDDEVPQRFQRRRFHQEKKLKVLISHP
- the LOC112236728 gene encoding bucky ball isoform X1 translates to MENDQHNQRQVNHPRPFFYVQPASQPYYNMYHHHHHNQWQNMNNPYNHYTLPGSGSYPFGRPSSYMSPYPYMQYPGQYIVPHIHPVDYRCMYDPPRFHPPPVHDPMFRHQQQQQQHYSAQAQREVACSEAQTQSSDALNKLQTNEKQGSEKELDSGVVSQASGIFSSENKEGKREVGGDRHSSRGASYGKLESSCLQSSSPLARLFSISDSTAAVYDGDSSRSLGDLGLQEGWAVDSDEEPPLDSSSVQEEDIQDTRHHAADECLHSCSSENLCLLSAISQSDDSPRPEDPDNQAEEGSANPDSTSSTEALLRPRSHCSNLLSPQSLPSPLASDWQALEHMKHGGETFDVPDGSLCELDVDLSYQILCLPFDKVFTESALQKDVSTSSSVALRCEDLQASLSPSLATSSTTPVRHHHYYCQPQTAHERLSVLCSSLDELSSRDEMFSTDLEDVDALPGCSVYARGRFSADLGEAGVKEVCPQSKKLMCVCCGASLLKGGGVSSRVKVHHSPRVYAAGDSDEVVEQEQRGSIRTCERTHPSRVVVKKHPVHKKHQPLPLHIRHAPKHSCKTGQWREAIGPEEQEPETVLVGSELKYNEGHVVEGESGHRTGDKQHRTYGLCRDGVNTSHPGTWESGGAKPRQKPHSSLPRPERPALRKALCKPLVYQRVRDEENDDEVPQRFQRRRFHQEKKLKVLISHP